ttactgaggatgtgaaggggcgccgAGCGGCGTTACTAATTGGTTGAATGAACcgcgagttgtctgattttgtcacagctgcCTGGGAGGTAGGAGGAGGAGGGAAAGGGgtggtgacgccattgcaaacacaATGCTAGGTGTCTCGGAGCCTTAGCATAGCGttctcattagcattagcatttagcatgacgagcgtcatcttaaactctcgggcaactcttttttttttttttttgcatacagttcgtggagtcagatgggtacaattaattaccTGGGTCTTGCCCAAAGGGAAAGCAAAGGTAATTaagcaagtaagtcgatgccattgacagccatggacgtccaaattttttcccattcattttcaatggggaaaaaaaaaatccccaaatcaacagaaaatgaccacatatcaataggacgtgtcccccaaacttcacttccattgacacttatagagggtgctgccattgacgtccatggacgtgcaaattttttcccattcattttcaatggcaaaaaaaaaaacaatgtccccaaatcaacagcaaatcaccagatatcaagaggacgtgtaccccaaatgtccccgattgcattgacgcttatggagggtgatgccattgacgtccgtagacgtccaaacttcccattcatttccaatggcatttcagcatgttttttcattttattgatgccactgtacttagattccattgacacctatgtaacttgataccaatgacgtcaatggacgtccaatttttttcccattcattttcaatggcaaaaaaaacaatatccccaaatcaacaggaaatgaccagatatcaataggacgtgtaccccaaatgtctccaattgcattgacgcttatggagggtgctgccattgacggccatggacgtccaattctcctaatcatttctaatggcgtttactttgtttaatgccattgactggcattattgtccattctgttgatagacctgagtggggctaagatctgtatctccacagaggagttGGAGTTGTCCATGTAGATGCTAGAGTATGATAAGTTTTTTTtactaccaaaaatagtcacttaccATAAACTTGTCTTGAATGACATACAgtagagcaaataagtatttagtcaaccaccaattgtgcaagttctcctacttgaaaagattagagaggcctgtaattgtcaacattggtaagcctcaaccatgagagacagaatgtggaaaaaaacccagaaaatcacattgtttgatttttaaagaatttatttccaaattagagtggaaaataagtatttggtcacctacaaacaagcaagatttcctgctgtcaaagaggtctaacttcttttaacgaggtctaacgaggctccactcattaatggcacctgtttgaactcattatcggtataaaagacaccggtccacaaactcagtcagtcacactccaaactccattatggccaagaccgaagagctgtcgaaggacaccagagacaaaattgtagacctgcaccaggctgggaagacaaaatgcttggtgtaaagaaatcaactgtgggagcaattattagaaaatggaagacatacaagaccactaataatctccctcgatctggggctccatgcaagatctcaccccgtggcgtcaaaatgataacaataacggtgagcaaaaatcccagaaccacacgggaggacctagtgaatgacctacagatcgctgggaccacagtaacaaaggtgactatcagtaacgcaatgcgccgccagggactcaaatcctgcactgccagatgtgtccccctgctgaagaaagtacatgtccaggcctgtctgcggttcaccagagagcatttggatggtctagaagagggctgggagaaagtgttatggtcagatgaaaccaaaatagaactttttggtagaaacacaggttctcgtgtttggaggagaaagaatactgaattgcatccgaagaacaccatacccactgtgaagcatgggggtggaaacatcatatctttggggctgtttttctgcaaagggaccatgacgactgatctatgtaaaggaaagaatgaatggggccatgtatcgagagattttgagtgacaatctccttccgtcagcaagggcattgaagatgagacgtggctgggtcttttagcatgacaatgatcgcaaacacacagccagggcaacaaaggagtggcttcgtaagaagcatttcaaggtcctggagtggcctagccagtctccagatctcaaccccatagaaaatctgttgagggagttgaaattccgtgttgcccaacgacagccccaaaacatcactgctctagaggagatctgcatggaggaacgggccaaaatgcctgcaacagtatgtgaaaagcttgtgaagagttacagaaaacgtttggcctccgttattgccaacaaacggtacgtaacaaagtattgagatgaacttttggtgttgacgaaatacttattttccaccaggatttgcaaataaattctttaaaaatcaaagtgtgattttctgggggtttttccacattctgtctcttatggttgaggtttacccatgttgacaattacaggcctctctcatattttcaagtgggagaccttgcacaattagtggttgactaaatacttatttgccccactgtaaatgacaGGGCTTCAGCCATCCGATGAAATCGGACGCTTCCGGAAATGTTTTATTGGACTACATCATCCTGGACACTGATGGAGTCTCCTGTGAGCTGATGCCGACACACAGGTAAACTTACAAAAATGATGAATACTATTGACGAGAAATTCGAACACTTTGTTACTTTACTACCAAAGTCTCttttaaaggctaaacatgGAAGCCGATTCGGTCAACTTCCTGGGTCGAGACATTCATTTTCCGCATGGGTCAGGTCCCGGACGGGACGCCCCGTGCTGGTTCACTCCAGGTGCCATCTGCTCCGGAGGTGAGGCTCTTGAAGCCTTTGCGTAACGACCATAAATGGAATAATccttgaaattttttttcttcccaggtGTGGATCTTTTTTCTACTGTCAGCATTGTGCTCGGAGCGATCGGCGTCTGTATGCTGGCTATAGTCTTTATATACTTTGTCCGGTATGAGTCAATCGGAGAAGTTTGGGAATTCTAAACAGGAAATAAATACATCATGTTGTCTGTTTCCTAGGCGACGTGTTAACCAGATTCGGCTTGTCAGGGGACCAAACAAGATCCTGCTGACTTTAGAGGATGTCACCTTCATCAACCCATCGCTTAGCAAGGTCTTTCTTCAAAGTCGTTCTTATATTTGTTGCATGAACAGGACGGTGAAGCCACGTTTCCTATGATTAAATAATGTAGTTGTATGATTTTGGCACAACAAGCACATAAGAATGGAGGCAGTGCCCTCTATAGGACACACAATGACAATTGGAGATGATACAGGAAGCTCAGGTGGTTGTGTGTCTCTGTTTTTCAGCTCCAGCATCCTTAAAATGACTCTCTGTAGCCGTATGCGTCTTTAAAAGACTCCTCTAGCTTTTCTGTCCCAACAATCCAGTCCTTCGAGCCTTACATTGTCATTCACGAAGAGAGGTTCCAAGCGTCTAGTTGTTTTATTATATGGCATTTTCTGTCTGTGTTTGAGCCTTTTCTTCTTGTCAGTCCAGTTTTTGTTTTCACGCACATTCACAGCTCCCTCTATAGGACACTCGTAGCATTGCATCATTAGATGTATCAAATGATTTTTACAAAATCCCTTTTATCAGAAGCCTAGCCTGGACGACAGCCGGGCCAGCGCCATCAAGAGCGTGTCGGACTGTAGTATCATGTCACCCACCTCCACTCGATCGCCAGCAACGTATGAGAACTCCAACGTCGTCATTTTAGAggtgcatttttttccctcctgtcCAACTGTCAGGAAGCCATTATAATTGGTGATTCTGTCTACTAGGGGGACTGGGCGTGGCTTAAGAGACTACCATACGGCTCATTTAGCAGCATCAACCCCAAaacgagtgatttgtttgagctgGTAAGGAGACATGATTATCAAACAGAATGGATCTCGCGTGATCAACATCCACCCGCAGATGAAGGACATGCGGCACGAGAATGTCAACCCCTTCCTGGGCTTCTTCCTCGACTGCGGCGTCTTCGCCATCGTGACCGAGTTTTGTTCCAGAGGCAGCTTGGAAGATCTGCTTCTCAATGATGACGTCAAGTTGGACTGGATGTTTAAGTCCTCCCTGCTGCTCGATTTGATTAAGGTGGGTTCGGGGTGCCTCAAAATTCCAGTTGTCATCGATTTTATTGGATGTATGTGTGGAAGTGAAGGGTTATTTTTCAACAATTCCGAAATGATCCACTATTTATCTCGCAATATGTTAATCTGACCTCGAGATCTTGCCTTAATGATCACTCTtctaggttagcaagttcacacagtttaattttatgctaactctgatgcaggtcagactttcagtagcaatattagtggcgtgttccccacttccacaacattgaagtCTTCaattcttacagtggctgctgctggcaggaaaaaaactaatatctcTAATATCTAACGTGTGTGTGTCGGTGGAGtgtgttagcaagttcacagtttcattttatgctaactctaatgcaggtcggactttcggtAGCAAaagtagtggtgtttcccccacttccacaacattgacgtctttttacatacagtggatgctgctggctgaaaaaaagctTCTAATATCACTAatatctaatgtgtgtgtggggggggggttagcaagttcacacagtttaatgctatgctcactctgatgcaggtctgactttcagtagcaatattagtggtgtgttccccacttccacaacattgacgtctttttacattacttacagtggctgctgctggctgaaaaaaattctaatatcactaatatctaatgtgtgtgtgttgggggggggggtagcaggtcagactttcagtatcaaaattagtggtgtttcccccacctccacaacattgacgtctttataCATTACTTacaatggctgctgctggctgaaaaaagctTCTAATATCACTAATATCTAATGTGTGTGTTTCACCAAGTTCACAGATTTCACAGATTaaagttatgctaactctgatgcaggtcagactttcagtagcaatatTAGTGGTGTgtcccccacttccacaacattgacgtctttttaaaaTTCTTACTGTGGCTGCTAATGCCGgataaaaacttctaatatctcttatgtctaatgtgtgtgtgtcgggggagtgggttagcaagttcactcgGTTTAATTTTATGCTAATTCTGATCCAGGTCAGGCTttgagtagcaaaattagtggtgtttcccccacctccacaacattgacgtctttttataattcttgcagtggctgctgctggcggaaatAAGCTTCTAATATCACTTCTAATATCTAATGAGTGTGTGTGAGGgggggttagcaagttcacacagctatgctaactgtgatgcaggtcagactttcagtagcaatattagtggtgtgttccccacttccacaacattgacgtctttttacaattCTTACAGTGGATGCTgctggtggaaaaaaaaccttctaatagCGCTAATATCTAATGTGTGCGTGTTGGTTGAGtgagttagcaagttcacacaattTAATTTTATGCTAACTCTAATGCAGTCGGACTTtcggtagcaaaattagtggtgtttctgcaaacctatgcccttgattcTAGGGTATGAAGTACCTCCACCACTGCGGTGTGTCTCACTCCCATCTGAAGTCTCGGAACTGTGTGGTGGACGGGCGCTTTGTGTTGAAGATCACAGACTTCGGCTACAATGAGGTTCTAGAGGCTCAAAGGTTCCCATATGCGGAACCGCCCGCAGATGGTAAGGGAACGCTTCTTAaaaattgatctttttttttcctcaagttAAGCGACTCACTGCCTTGCAGAGCTGCTTTGGACGGCTCCCGAGCTCCTCCGAAGCCCTCAGCCCGGCCGCCGCGGGACGCTGCCCGGTGACGTGTACAGCTTCGCCATCATCACCCAGGAAGTGGTCATTCGGGGGCCTCCCTTTTGCATGCTGGATCTGTCGGCCGCAGGTGAAACAACAAACAATACGGCCAACGTAAACACAATCCATTGGAGTTACCATTTTTTATCCCAGATGTGATCGAGAAGTTGCGCAAACCGCCTCCTTTGTGTAGACCGCTGGTTAGTTTGGATTGCGCGCCGTTCGAGTGCATCCAATTGATGAAACAGTGTTGGAACGAACAGCCGGAAAAGAGACCAACGTTTGAGGAGATATTCGACAAGGTGTGCttattgttcatttcattgAAATCATGGCCTTTTCTGCAAGAAGTCGTATTTTTCAAAGGTTCTTTATATTAGGTGTTGTCTTTTCTTGTTTAAGTTCAAGGACATCAACAAAGGCAAGAAAACCAACATCATAGACTCCATGTTGCGGATGCTTGAACAGTACTCGTCCAACCTGGAAGAGCTTATCAGAGAGCGAACCGAGGAGCTGGAGATCGAGAAGCAAAAAACCGAGAAGCTGCTGACACAAATGCTGCCTCCGTGAGACGCCGCGTGCCGTTGCGCAGGACAAGTTGAGTCCAATGCGATCTCATTTGTTCTATGGTCGCTCTTCACAGATCGGTGGCTGAAGCGTTGAAGATCGGCGGCACCGTCGTACCCGAGTATTTCGACAGCGTGTCTCTCTACTTCAGCGACATCGTGGGCTTCACCACCATCTCGGCCAACAGCGAGCCGATCGAGGTGGTCGCCCTGCTCAACAGCCTCTATACCCTCTTTGACGCCATTATCGGCAACCATGATGTTTACAAGGTAcgttcaagggcgtaggtttggtctaaaCATTGgtcgggatgatataacagcataacctgcatgtacactttttgttgcGGACGGGACACTAGTAAaaacaaacagattattgaacagtGGTCAGGGCGTAATGCACATAACGCAAATAATGACCCAAATGATCAATGGCTAGCTTGATTTCGTTATTCCTTGTGGAGGCAGGCCTGACTGCAGTCGTTTTgccggttagcaagttcacacagtttaacgttatgctaactctgatgccgttgagactttcagttgcaaaattagtggtgtttcccccacctccacagcattgacgtctttttacattacttaaggCCAAATTATACCGGACGCGTGTGCGGTACAGATCCGCCAAGATATAGATCCGATCCGCTTCCATTGTATCATTGTTCAAATTAGTACTGCGGACAAGCTTTGCCGGAGCCCGCCGGATGTTTGGGCTGTTCTGTAGTTTTGCCGGAGGCTCATCTGTCAAAATGGGTGGAGCCAGGCCTAGAGTCAACAAGCCAAGTGgttattcacggtttaaacaccagcaaaCATGGATGATGACCGATTCattatggaggtggaaagtcgcaAAGTGATTTATGACACAACAGATCCTTTTTATAAGAACAACTTTAAGCCACCGTGCTGCATTTCCGTAATTatgtagcttaaatgctataaaatgttcatGTTTTCAACAACAGGCTAAattgcatcgcaaaagtccgctaattTAAATGCTGTATGATGTTAATGTTtacagcaattggctaacttgcatagcaaaagtccgctaagtTAAATGTTctataatgctaatatttacaacaattggctaacttccatagcaaaagtccgctaacttaaatgctatgtcattgtaatatttacaacagttggctaacttccagatcaaaagtccgctaccttgaatgctatataatgctaatgtttataacATTTGGCTAACATGTATAGCAGAAGTCTACTTGctgaaatgctatataatgctagttTACAACAATTcgctaactttcatagcaaaggtctgctagcttaaacgctatattacggtaatgtttccaaaaattggctaacttgcatagcaaaagtccgctaacttaaatgctatctaatggtattatttacaacaattggctaacttccagatcaaaagtccgctaccttgaatgctatataatgctaatgtttacaacagttAGCTAACatgtatagcaaaagtccacttgctgaaatgctatataatgttaatttacaacaattagctaactttcatagcaaaggtctgctagcttaaatgctttataatgctaatgtttacaagaattggctaacttgcttaaTTGCAATGcataatgcaaataatgatccaaatgaCGGATCGCTAGTTTGACTTCGTTGTTGCTTGTGGTGGCTGCCCTGACCGCAGTTGTttggcaggttagcaagttcacacagtttaatgttatgctaactgatgCAGATCGGACTTTCAGTACCAAAATTAGTGGTATGTTGGTGGTGATTTCAAgctatcagccaatcaaacatgtgtTTGAGTGGCAAAAAATTGACCGCATAGTCAGCAAgttaaaaggggtaaatgtaagtctgaacataattgaAATAATTCACTATATACAATAATGGTCGGGTGAACTCTGTCCTTACATCATATATGAAGACAAtataatttgtttattatattattatacactgtaaacattattattattattatataactgaactcattatgtaatacaaataaggttgcttaaaagttggtggggacaatttgaacatccAGAAAATTTGTCTCTACCTTTCCTATTCAAACCTAAGCCCTTGCGTGTGTCAACTGTGACATTCTGAGATCTCTTCATGTGCTTCTCACTCCCTTAGGTGGAGACTATCGGCGACGCTTACATGGTGGCGTCGGGCGTCCCTGTTCCAAATGGCAACCGGCACGTGGCGGAGATAGCCAATATGTCTCTGGACATCTTAAGCGCAGTGGGAACCTTCAAGATGAGACACATGCCCGACGTCCCCGTCAGAATCCGCATTGGACTGCACACAGGTGGGTGAAAGAAACAattacagtggcatgaaaaagtgtctgaaccttttggaatttctcacatttcggcataaaatcaccatcaaatgttatctgatctttgtcaaaatcacacagatgtaaaaacagtgtctgctttaactaaaaccacccaaacgtttataggttttcatatttaatgaggatagcatgcaaaccatgacagaagggagaaaaataagtaagttaaccctctgcttaaggagacttGGAGCTATTGAAACCaagttttaccaaacaatttaagtcaggtttgtgcccaatcactaatgagtggttttaaagctgcccttcctaccataaaacacacctggtaagaattgtctgatatgcatgcaaccatctctaaaagtctggatgttcatcaatcgacagtcaaagaagttgtcAACAaacggagagtttggcactgttgcttctctcccaaagagtggccatccaccaaatatCACGCTAAgatttcagcgcagaatactcagaatgtaaaaaagaaccctagatgatctgctaaagacttacagaaaatcactggcacagtccaagatctcgggcacacatcaactatatgtaaaactacggcCAAGAATGTGTTTATGGAAGTACTCCACAGAGGaatccactgctgtctaaaaaaacattgttgctcgtttaatgttcgcaaaaaggcacttggacactccacagaagttttgggaaaatattttgtggactgatgaaaccaaagtcgaATTGTGCGGGAGTAACAcataatgtcatgtgtggaggaaaaatggaactgcTCACCAAcatgggagcatcatgatttggggctgttttgcttcctcaaggcctggacaactggcaatcattaatggaagaatgaagttTATctgaatgttttgcaggaaaactcgAAGCTGTCTATCAGACAGTtggagctaaaaagaggatggatgttgcaacaaaacaatgatccgaaacacagaagtaaatcaacttcagaatggtttcagaggaacaaaaacacgttctggagtggccacgccaaagtccagacttcaacctcattgagatgctgtggcatgacctaaagacagcgattcatgccagacatcccaggaatctgactgaactacagcagttttgtagagaagaatgggccaagattagtcctgaacgATGTtccggactgatctgcagctacaggaagcatctggttgaagttattgctgccaaaggggcggcaacaaaatataaaatgtgatggttcacttacttattttccccccttctgtcattacttgcatactatcctcattaaaatatgaaaacctataaatgtttgcatggttttagttaaagcagacagttttttcatctgtgtgattttgacaaagatcacatttgatggtgattttatgcaggttcagatactttttcataccactgtcgaTCAGTATTCGCGTTTTGTAGAATTTGTGCGTTTTGTATGCCGTAGGTCCGTGCGTGGCAGGAGTCGTAGGTCTCACCATGCCGCGCTATTGCTTATTTGGTGACACTGTGAACACCGCCTCTCGCATGGAGTCCAGCGGACTGCGTAGGTGTCAGCAACGTTATTTGTCAAAACATCGGCTAACTGCTTAATTTGTCGGTTCTATTTCAGCCTACAGGATCCACGTGCACCAAAACACAGTCAAAGTCTTGCGTGAGCTCAACTTGGGCTACAAGCTAGAGCTGAGGGGAAGGACCGGAGTCAAGGTGTAATGTGCATGATGCTTGAATTTCTCCAAATGTTCAATtggtcttatttttttctcttgtagGGGAAAGGAACTGAAGACACCTACTGGCTAGTTGGAAGGGACGGCTTCACCAAACCTCTTCCTGTACCTCCGGAGCTAAAATCAGGGTAGGAATGATTTCTTTGTACGGCGCACACACGCCCACCGTTAACGTTGCTAACTTCATCCCATCAGGCAAATGCCCCACGGGCTGCAGATGGCTGAGATAGCCCAGTACAAGAAGCGGCAAGCCGAGAAGCAGCTGGGGGAACAACTTGCAAAGAAGAAAAACTGAGGTAGTGTTATGCATTCTCAAAATGTATAACATTACTAGCTTGGTTGGGAAATGGCGgcaaagatacagtggggcaaataagtgtttagtcaaccactaattgtgcaagttctcccacttgaaaatattagagagggctgtaattgtcaacatggataaacctcaaccatgagggacagaatgtggaaaaaaaattcacattgtttgatttttaaagaatttatttgcaactcatggtggaaattaagtatttgccaataccaaaagttcatctcaatactttgttatgtaccccctttgttggcaataacgaaggccaaacgttttctgtaacttttcacaagcttttcacacactgttgctggtattttggcccattcctccatgcggatcacctctagagcagtgatgttttggggctgtcgttgggcaacacggactttcaactccctccacagattttctacggggttgagatctggagactggctaggtcactccaggaccttgaaatgcttgttacgaagccactcccttgttcccctggttgtgtgtttgggatcattgtcatgctgaaagacccagccacgtctcatcttcaatgcccttgctgacggaaggagattttcactcaaaatctctcgatacatggccccattcatcctttacacagatcagtcgtcctggtccctttgcaaaaaaacagccccaaagcatgatgtttccacccccttgcttcacagtgggtatggtgtccttcggatgcaattcagtattctttctcctccaaacacgagatcctgtgtttctaccaaaaagttctattttggtttcatctgaccataacacattctcccagtcctcttctggatcatccgaatgctctctagcgaaccgcagacaggcctggacgtgtactttcttcagcagggggacacgtctggcagtgcaggttttgagtccctggcggcgcattgtgttactgatagtagcctttgttactgtggtcattcactaagtccccccgtctggttctgggatttttgctcaccgtccttgttatcattttgacgccacggggtgagatcttgcatggagccccagatcgagggaggctatcagtggtcttgtatgtcttccattttctaataattgctcccacagttgatttctttacaccaagcattttacctattgcagattcagtcttccca
This sequence is a window from Corythoichthys intestinalis isolate RoL2023-P3 chromosome 13, ASM3026506v1, whole genome shotgun sequence. Protein-coding genes within it:
- the gc2 gene encoding retinal guanylyl cyclase 2 isoform X3, with the translated sequence MPRPTWVLSRIMRYFHWAHVGIISASDDIWVETANKVADSLRAHAFPVRLLWVMENTSHSIRRTLAKVRKMREIRVLILCMHSVLIGGELQKLLLETAYDMQMIDGSLVFVPYDALLYSLPYRNISYPALKSNSKLLRAYDAVLTVTIDSPQMSFFEAYENAIEKGEVARILKPQQVSPFFGTIYSSVILLAHAVQRVGLSKEWMSGGNIAQVRRHSFEGFSHPMKSDASGNVLLDYIILDTDGVSCELMPTHRLNMEADSVNFLGRDIHFPHGSGPGRDAPCWFTPGAICSGGVDLFSTVSIVLGAIGVCMLAIVFIYFVRRRVNQIRLVRGPNKILLTLEDVTFINPSLSKKPSLDDSRASAIKSVSDCSIMSPTSTRSPATYENSNVVILEGDWAWLKRLPYGSFSSINPKTSDLFELMKDMRHENVNPFLGFFLDCGVFAIVTEFCSRGSLEDLLLNDDVKLDWMFKSSLLLDLIKGMKYLHHCGVSHSHLKSRNCVVDGRFVLKITDFGYNEVLEAQRFPYAEPPADELLWTAPELLRSPQPGRRGTLPGDVYSFAIITQEVVIRGPPFCMLDLSAADVIEKLRKPPPLCRPLVSLDCAPFECIQLMKQCWNEQPEKRPTFEEIFDKFKDINKGKKTNIIDSMLRMLEQYSSNLEELIRERTEELEIEKQKTEKLLTQMLPPSVAEALKIGGTVVPEYFDSVSLYFSDIVGFTTISANSEPIEVVALLNSLYTLFDAIIGNHDVYKVETIGDAYMVASGVPVPNGNRHVAEIANMSLDILSAVGTFKMRHMPDVPVRIRIGLHTGPCVAGVVGLTMPRYCLFGDTVNTASRMESSGLPYRIHVHQNTVKVLRELNLGYKLELRGRTGVKGKGTEDTYWLVGRDGFTKPLPVPPELKSGVASKEPKDLKQMLYKAVRKLSHIRVVAQLGEDDNVMMSHH
- the gc2 gene encoding retinal guanylyl cyclase 2 isoform X1; the encoded protein is MSFNVCPRLFLVLFAFLCVLPVISWGASFRIGLVGPWECDPVFAKALPHVAAQLAIKHINRDPSLSYAATFDYIILNEPCKTSRALEKFVAFHTKASAFVGPANPGYCDAASMLSKSWNKALFAWGCIGSDLDRVWSHPTFARSMPRPTWVLSRIMRYFHWAHVGIISASDDIWVETANKVADSLRAHAFPVRLLWVMENTSHSIRRTLAKVRKMREIRVLILCMHSVLIGGELQKLLLETAYDMQMIDGSLVFVPYDALLYSLPYRNISYPALKSNSKLLRAYDAVLTVTIDSPQMSFFEAYENAIEKGEVARILKPQQVSPFFGTIYSSVILLAHAVQRVGLSKEWMSGGNIAQVRRHSFEGFSHPMKSDASGNVLLDYIILDTDGVSCELMPTHRLNMEADSVNFLGRDIHFPHGSGPGRDAPCWFTPGAICSGGVDLFSTVSIVLGAIGVCMLAIVFIYFVRRRVNQIRLVRGPNKILLTLEDVTFINPSLSKKPSLDDSRASAIKSVSDCSIMSPTSTRSPATYENSNVVILEGDWAWLKRLPYGSFSSINPKTSDLFELMKDMRHENVNPFLGFFLDCGVFAIVTEFCSRGSLEDLLLNDDVKLDWMFKSSLLLDLIKGMKYLHHCGVSHSHLKSRNCVVDGRFVLKITDFGYNEVLEAQRFPYAEPPADELLWTAPELLRSPQPGRRGTLPGDVYSFAIITQEVVIRGPPFCMLDLSAADVIEKLRKPPPLCRPLVSLDCAPFECIQLMKQCWNEQPEKRPTFEEIFDKFKDINKGKKTNIIDSMLRMLEQYSSNLEELIRERTEELEIEKQKTEKLLTQMLPPSVAEALKIGGTVVPEYFDSVSLYFSDIVGFTTISANSEPIEVVALLNSLYTLFDAIIGNHDVYKVETIGDAYMVASGVPVPNGNRHVAEIANMSLDILSAVGTFKMRHMPDVPVRIRIGLHTGPCVAGVVGLTMPRYCLFGDTVNTASRMESSGLPYRIHVHQNTVKVLRELNLGYKLELRGRTGVKGKGTEDTYWLVGRDGFTKPLPVPPELKSGVASKEPKDLKQMLYKAVRKLSHIRVVAQLGEDDNVMMSHH
- the gc2 gene encoding retinal guanylyl cyclase 2 isoform X2, translated to MSFNVCPRLFLVLFAFLCVLPVISWGASFRIGLVGPWECDPVFAKALPHVAAQLAIKHINRDPSLSYAATFDYIILNEPCKTSRALEKFVAFHTKASAFVGPANPGYCDAASMLSKSWNKALFAWGCIGSDLDRVWSHPTFARSMPRPTWVLSRIMRYFHWAHVGIISASDDIWVETANKVADSLRAHAFPVRLLWVMENTSHSIRRTLAKVRKMREIRVLILCMHSVLIGGELQKLLLETAYDMQMIDGSLVFVPYDALLYSLPYRNISYPALKSNSKLLRAYDAVLTVTIDSPQMSFFEAYENAIEKGEVARILKPQQVSPFFGTIYSSVILLAHAVQRVGLSKEWMSGGNIAQVRRHSFEGFSHPMKSDASGNVLLDYIILDTDGVSCELMPTHRLNMEADSVNFLGRDIHFPHGSGPGRDAPCWFTPGAICSGGVDLFSTVSIVLGAIGVCMLAIVFIYFVRRRVNQIRLVRGPNKILLTLEDVTFINPSLSKKPSLDDSRASAIKSVSDCSIMSPTSTRSPATYENSNVVILEGDWAWLKRLPYGSFSSINPKTSDLFELMKDMRHENVNPFLGFFLDCGVFAIVTEFCSRGSLEDLLLNDDVKLDWMFKSSLLLDLIKGMKYLHHCGVSHSHLKSRNCVVDGRFVLKITDFGYNEVLEAQRFPYAEPPADELLWTAPELLRSPQPGRRGTLPGDVYSFAIITQEVVIRGPPFCMLDLSAADVIEKLRKPPPLCRPLVSLDCAPFECIQLMKQCWNEQPEKRPTFEEIFDKFKDINKGKKTNIIDSMLRMLEQYSSNLEELIRERTEELEIEKQKTEKLLTQMLPPSVAEALKIGGTVVPEYFDSVSLYFSDIVGFTTISANSEPIEVVALLNSLYTLFDAIIGNHDVYKVETIGDAYMVASGVPVPNGNRHVAEIANMSLDILSAVGTFKMRHMPDVPVRIRIGLHTGPCVAGVVGLTMPRYCLFGDTVNTASRMESSGLPYRIHVHQNTVKVLRELNLGYKLELRGRTGVKGKGTEDTYWLVGRDGFTKPLPVPPELKSGQMPHGLQMAEIAQYKKRQAEKQLGEQLAKKKN